Genomic window (Phragmites australis chromosome 5, lpPhrAust1.1, whole genome shotgun sequence):
ATCGTATACCACCAACAGATCGATGGCCAACCTGAGAGTGAATCAGATATTAGAAGATATGTTACATACTTGTGTTCTCATGTATGGCAAGAAGTGAAAAATTTACTTGGCATTTGTAGAATTCTTctataacaacagttatcaagcaaGCATTGAAATGTCATCGTTCGAAGCTCTTTATGGTCGAAGATGTCGAACACCGTTGAACTAGTTTGAATCCGGCGAAAGATCTTTTCTAGGTCCGAATTTGATCAAAGAGGTAGAAGAACATGTTCTGACTATTCGCAAGTGTCTCCTCACAGCTCAATTCCGACAGAGGAGCTATGTGGATAGTTTTTTGAGAGAACTTGTGTTCGAGATTAGagattttgtgtatctcaaggtgtcccCACTCAAAAGAgttcgacgctttcaagtcagagaGAAGCTAGCACCTCGTTATGTGGACTATTTCAAATTGTTGTCCGGTGTGGAGGGATAGcttatcaattggacttgcctccgtccctaTCCGCTGTTCATAATGTGTTTAATGTCTCACAGTTAAAGAAATGTCTTTGAGTTCCAACCGAAGTGATCGAAATTGCAAACCAAGAGGTGCAATCAGATCTttcttattgcgagcatccaGTCCGCATTCTTGGTGAAACAGAACGAAAGACGCAACgtaattttattaaatttctcaaaatttaatAGAGTAATCACTCTGAAGATGAagaacatatttatttcaacTTATAATTATGAAATTGTGATTGCACAATCTAAAGTTAAAACAAATAGCTAGATTGCAATACTAGATTACAACAATCCAATCTTCAGATTATAGCCATCTCACAATCCGATGAAAAACAGTTTTCCTATATTATAAAATGTAAGCACACCAATATAAACATAAATTTTTAACATATTTACCCATCAATACCGTTACAATCTCAACACCGAACCGTTTTTTCGCTTGTCCCTCTCTCCACCAGAGACGCATCCGACCCGACTGCCTTCACACCCGCCGTCCCTCTCCTTCGCCCGAGGAGGAAGGGAGTGCACGCCGTGGcaagagggcggcggcggctgagctccttctccttcttgcGCTGCTCACTGATCTCTCCCCATGGTGGATCCGTAGCCGAGCGAGCTCCAATCGAAATCTTCGTCGTATGCCGTTTTCGGCCGCCGCCACTCCAGGGCCTCTTCACGTCGACACGCACCTCGATGAGCTCCCCTGCGACGCGCTGATGCTCACTGGCCATCCTTCTCCCCATCGCGCGCTCCCTTCCTCCATTCACGCCGATAACCGACGTGCTTGTGCTGCTGGTGTCTCGTTCAATCTCTTGTGGTTCATCAACCCCAGTTTACTTCAGTTTAGCAGTAGGTTCTGAAGGCTTGAATTCGTAATTTCAGAGTGTCTCGACAGCTACAGCAGGAACATCAACTTGAGTTCAGTGTTCACCCTCAAGGTGTTTGTGGTAATGCCTAAGCCAATATGACATTGACAAACTGTTCTGCTTCAATTTGCAAATTTGTATTTCAGAAATATCTACCATTCTtagaaaacatgaaaaataatgaTACAAAATGATAAACAGAAGTAAATATACATTCACAGCAGCTGAAGATAGTATAGACATTGCACAACAAAAGCAACAATCCAACCCTCTTACAATCCAGGATGCCAAACAACCTTAACTTTTTACAattcaactttttaaaatttacaacatataaattattttttacaatCTATAAACTGTTTTTCACCCTCTACAACTGAAATAAACAGACCCTAAATCTTATAGAATTATTTCTTGTATTTTCCAACAAACATTATGTTCAACCAGCACCAGACAAGAAACAACTTACAAGAAACAAGTCGCGGGGTTATTCAGATACTTGGGGTGCCATTCACTAAAAATATAGCAAGAAATATGGTCCTTTGCATACCACCAAATTTCTGTTTTTCCTTTCCATGTCAATTCCCCATGTTTGCTACTTTCTGCTGTGAAACATTCCTGGTGCTACGAACTTTGACCATTAGTTATTATCACAATATAATTGTAAAAGTACAAAGTATAAGAATACGAAAGTGACTTGTATGACAAATGTACTCGTTATTTTTCATGTAACTAATCTAGATATTCAAgacaatattattatttttcttcaaaCTCACTTTTCTCTCTCTCGTCTTTCTCTATCGAGGAAAACAATACGAAATGGGTTCAAACTCCTTTTATTTCCACTGGGAACACATCCCAGGTTGGTTACTAAAGTTTGGCAGCAAGTTGTCTAAAGTGTCACATAATTTTTCACTAGAGTATACACATTTCTTCACCCCCAAGCTTCACATGCTTGTTGCCAAACTGATGCGGCATTTTCCTTTTTCATCTTACCCGCAACTACGCATAGCCAATAGAACCATCCGAGCTGAATTTTCGCTTCAACATTCATGTTGAATTTTCCAATTCAAAagcaaaaccgttttgataagTTTAGTTTATCTCCACATGCCAATAGAGAGACAGTTCATTTCCGTCTAACCAAAAGTCACTTACCGCAATAATGAACCCTTACTGCCTTCGGCACGGTGGTGAGGAAAGACAGCATGCATTGGCAGGCAGGGACGCCAGCCAGCATCTTCCTCGCCGCCCACTCACCTATGTGCACCTCAAGCGTTCGAGAGTCTCCATCATGGTAGCTGACGACATCCCCGTCAGCTTCGATGGGGGAGGTTTGCCATTGCAGGTAGCTAGGGGTAGGGGTCGCGGGGTTAGGGCTTTGAGGGCATTGGAATTGGGCGGAGACGTAGAATTGAACCGTAGTGTGAACAACAATTTGGGGAAGCCAAAGGGTTTTAATTTGCGGAGACTTCTCTCCCTTATTCTGTGTGAGGGATTGTAGATTCATGTGTTCTTTTGCATGTTTTAGTGAGTTAGAAATTCTAAAATCTACATGTCCTTTTACGGGGAATTGAAATTAACATGAAGCTCTGGTAGTTATTCTATAGTTAGATAACAGTCTCTTGATCCTTTTTTAAATTGGGATGAAATTATATTAAACTTGGAAGAATTATATCTCCATATTACATAGAGGTCTTGaagaaataagaaaattttaaaaataatacaacTAGGTCCTCATCTTCACCTCCAGTAACCTTCATCGTTCTTCACCTCCTTGCTGTAGCTGAGCGAAGTAGAACATTGAAACATTATACCAACTCCGATAAGAAACCCTAACCTATGGATAGCCATAATAACCAACGCCTCAAATCAACTATCAAAACATATATGATACTATGAACGAACATCGGCAATACCCTCATTGAAAAAGTAAAGGATCAAACATGGCACCACCCAAAACAAAATTTGGTGTTAATAGCGATGAAGTCATCGACCCGAGACAACAACCTgcacaagaggatgatgaagtTCTTCAATCCTATTATAAAGAGATGGAGAAAATCTAACCTCCCATGCACTTCGCCAGAGTCACCGTTGTCACCAGAGAAGAGATGAAGAAATCCAATTCTACATAAACGCTACACCATCATAGTCACCATGAGAAACTCTGACACACTGTATTTTTATTAGAGGAAAAATAAATCGTACTAATAGATCTATAAGAAGCATTTTTGTGCAGAGGCTAAGGGTGACGAtggtgaggaagaggaaaaatAAATCGTACTAATAGATCTATGAGAAGCATTTTTTGCAGAGGCTAAGGGCGACGGTGGTGAGGAAGCCTTAGACCAAGTCACAAACCTATCCGGCGTTTAAGACGAGAAACCCACATGACTTAGTGTTAAAAGCATATGTTTGTGACGTTTGAGGTCTCGAGTTCTACTCCACGCTATTTAATTAAATGTTGTATGGAGGCCTCTCCTTTCAACCTCGTTTTTCAACCTTTGGATGCACATGTTGAAATTTTTGTAAAGAAAGGTAATATGCGATAAGATGCATAATCATGTTAATGATAAATACATGTAAGCCTTGTGAAAAATGTCACTACTCACTGTCAACATCATAAATCCATACGAAAATGGAATACTCGTGACTTCGTGAGTGATCCTCCGCCATCGCTCAAGTCGACGATCCAAGCCGGGGGCAGCATGCAAAAGTAACCGTCAGATACGACGATCAACGGTGCAGATCGAGGCGCAACTCTCCCCATAGCCTACTTCTCCCCCTCGCCATAGGGTTTTACCGCAGCCTCCTCACCCCGGCAGCCGCACCACGGCGACGGTCACAATGAGagccctcctctccctctcccggcTCGCCCGCCGGCTTCCCACCTCCCTCTCTGCCGTCCGCGTCCCaccacccctcctcctcctccgccacctccacgccgactctccgccgccgccgcctgagGCACCGCCGCCCTTCGTCTCCCGCATACTCGAATCGGATCCCAGCCTGACCCTGAGCGAGGAGTCCGAGCCGGCTGAGCTGGCATCCGATCCGGCCCTCGACGAGTTCCTCGCGCGCTTCGTCGCCGCCTTCCGTCCCCTCCTCACCGCAGCCTTCCCCGACCACGACCGCCCCGTGCTCGACGAAATGCTACGCCTCGTCGCGGACGCTGTGGTGTGCCGCCTCACTGGGTCCGATCCGGGGCCCGACTCCATCGAGCTCAGCGACGATCTCTGGGCGGCCGTGTGGGAGGTCAGCGCCTCCGTGCGCGACGCCATGCACCGGGACCAGGTCCGCGCCGACCTCCGCCACTACCTCCACTGCGACGAGGTCAAGGAGATGACGCGGTTCGCAGTCGACGTCGGCATCCGTGGCGCCATGCTCCGGGAGCTCCGCTTCAAGTGGGCCCGCGAGAAGCTCGAGGAGGTCGAGTTCTACCGCGGCCTCGACGACATGCGCTCCCAGGCCGAGGCCGCAGCCGAACCGGTCCCCGCCCTGCCGCCGCCGAGGGTGACCTCATTGCCGCGGAGGAAAGGAGAGGTGAAGTACCAGATGTACGGGCTGGACATGTCGGACCCGAAGTGGGCCGAGGTGGCGGAGCGGACCGCGGAGGCTGAGGCGCATTTTGTGCCTGCGGAAGCCAAGGCTGTAGAAGGGAAGGCAAAGAAGGCTGAGGAAAGGCTGCTGTCTGTTGACCCTAGGAAAGGAGATCCGGCTCCCGCCATGGAGGAATGGAAGGAGGAGCTCCGGCCAAAGCGTGTTGACTGGATGGCACTGCTCGAGCGGGTTAAGGCACGGAATGTCGAGTTGTACCTCAAGGTGAGATCTTTGGTAATCTTGAAAGCTTGTGTGCTTCATGCTGCGATGTTAGTTCAGTAGATTTCATTTGAACCATGCGAAGCATTATCAGAAACTATATATTTTAGGAACAGAGGGAGTGAAGGCGTATCTAGTGAGAACCGTTTCTTCGTTTGAACCTAGTGAGAACTAAGCCTACTAAGGCCTCAAAGTTTCTGAAATTATTTGTGGATGTAGGGGAAGGGGATGCTACTTTACCCTGCAAAAACTTGATTGCAATTGGGAGAAACAGAATGAGATAGGTTCATAGGTTTAGGTCTGCATAGTGATTGCACTGTTCCTTTGAGCTGCTTCTCCTTACCATGCCTATCAAGTGCAGTCGAGTTTGGTCATGAACTTCGCAGGATCATTACGTCCCTTACCCTACGGCCATGGATGATAATTCTAGAATTTCCAAATGCTTTTATGAGTTTCTCTCCAAGAAGGTGATTATCATTTGATACATCATTGGACAGAGCATCATACTCCATCAATAATTAGATAATCTCAAACCTTGGGTGGTTTAATAATCATACAGACCGCTATTGCACATTCCACTTATGATTGAAAAAATAGGTTACACTGACTTTGCGTGAAACCAGATCAATGGCTTATTTTACATGGAAATAGAACTTTTAGCAGTAATTGACAATGCTCATAACATTTCAATTGCAGTCAATGATAATTAAGTCAGCTTCAATCTCTTCATGTTAGTCTGCCTTTGTTTTTGTGCAAAACATCGTTTGAGTTAAGCATTTAAACGTGTGATTACATTTAATTTGCCCAAGGTTCTTATTGCCGTTACTTGTTACATCAATTGACCAGTTACCTTAAAATTTATAAACCCTGCATTCATCTTCACACCTCTTgaactttttctttttggagttTAATGTATGCTCTGTATTTGAATTTACAGGTTGCTGAAACTCTTTTAGCTGAAGAATCCTTTGATGCAAACATCCGAGATTACTCCAAGTTAATTGATCTTCACTCTAAAGCAAACAATGTGGAAGGTGCAGAGAGAATACTTGGTAAAATGAAAGAGAAAAGTATTGCACCCGATATCCTCACATCCATCACATTAGTCCACATGTACAGCAAGACAGGCAATCTAGAGCAAGCCAAGGAGGCATTTGAATTTATTCGGAAGGAGGGTTTCAAACCAGATCTGAAACTTTTCAGTTCGATGATTAATTGCTATATCAGCCATGGAGAACCAGTACAAGCAGAGAGTTTGATAAAATCTATGAATAACATGGGTATTAAACCCACCAGGGAAATGTACACAGATGTAATGCGGGCATATGCTCAGCGTGGCATGGTGGATGCAGCCCAGAGGATCCATAGCACGATGACATTTGCTGGAATCCAGCCTACAGCAGAATTGTTCATATTACGTATGGAAGCATATGGACGCACTGGTGATTTTGAAAGTGCCTGTTCCGTGTTTGAACAAATGAGGAAGTCTGGACATGAACCAGATGACAGTTCTATTGCTGCTGTGATGGCTGCGTATATGAAGAAGAACCAACTAGACAAGGCTTTGAACTGGCTGCTGAGTTTAGAGAAGGAAGGACTTAAACCTGGTGTCAAGACAAATCTCGTCTTACTAGATTGGTTGTCTATGTTGCAGCTAGTTCTAGAGGCTGAACAACTCGTGCAGAAGATAAAGAAGCTGGGAGAAGAGCCCATAGAAGTCCATGTGTTCCTTGCCGATATGTATGCAAAGTCACGCCAGGAAGAGAAAGCACGCAAATCCCTCAAGAtattggaagagaagaagagacttTTGAAGGCTGATCAGTTTGAGAGGATTATAAGAGGTCTTCTCGACGGTGGATTCTCAGAAGAGGCAAATAAATACTACAAAATGATGAAATCCTGTGGCTTTGAACCATCAGAAACAATCGAAGTCGGGGTTAAGGCCAGTTTTGGGGTTAGGGGCAGGCCTCGCTCCACTGGTAGGCATTGATGTTTCGGCTTGTATGCTGGCAGTGATCTGCTAGGCATGCAGAGGTGGCACTGATGATGGCACAACCAATTTGACCGAACTGAAGTGATGAAAGATCCCCAGTACCGGGTGAATTACTTTGTTATCTGTCTTCAGGCTTGAAGTTGCTTCCATAGACTGAAGTTGATGGGCGTGCACCCATGGTGCTGGTGCCATGATTTTGTTGTTCTCGTCAATCGGGTTTTCACTTGTACTTGATGAAATTTTTACTTTTTAGTCATTATAACACCATTTCTAGATTGTgccaagcaaacatatttcctGCAAATAGCGGCTATTGCTATCTGTTCACAAACATACCATGATGTAAGTCAATAAACTGTGAAGCTTGGGGAAACAGAATTAGCAACTGAGACTTTCTTTAGGGAAATGCCGGGACTTTATTAATCAACGTTGTCGGGCATTTCACCCGTTACAATCCCAGTAATGCACGCTGATACAACCGCTCCAACACATCGGGGCATTTTCATGAGAACAATACCCCACTTTGGCTAGCTCCTGAGCAGCCGAGTTACATCCTCGCCTAGCATACTGCATGATGCACTTGTGGAAGCACGTCGCCATCAGCATCTTTGTTTCCTGGAGGAAAACCGCACATTCTGAAGAATCGGAATCTCTTCTGTGGAGAGCAGAAACCAAGAGGAAGTTTACCCCA
Coding sequences:
- the LOC133919273 gene encoding pentatricopeptide repeat-containing protein At5g65560 codes for the protein MRALLSLSRLARRLPTSLSAVRVPPPLLLLRHLHADSPPPPPEAPPPFVSRILESDPSLTLSEESEPAELASDPALDEFLARFVAAFRPLLTAAFPDHDRPVLDEMLRLVADAVVCRLTGSDPGPDSIELSDDLWAAVWEVSASVRDAMHRDQVRADLRHYLHCDEVKEMTRFAVDVGIRGAMLRELRFKWAREKLEEVEFYRGLDDMRSQAEAAAEPVPALPPPRVTSLPRRKGEVKYQMYGLDMSDPKWAEVAERTAEAEAHFVPAEAKAVEGKAKKAEERLLSVDPRKGDPAPAMEEWKEELRPKRVDWMALLERVKARNVELYLKVAETLLAEESFDANIRDYSKLIDLHSKANNVEGAERILGKMKEKSIAPDILTSITLVHMYSKTGNLEQAKEAFEFIRKEGFKPDLKLFSSMINCYISHGEPVQAESLIKSMNNMGIKPTREMYTDVMRAYAQRGMVDAAQRIHSTMTFAGIQPTAELFILRMEAYGRTGDFESACSVFEQMRKSGHEPDDSSIAAVMAAYMKKNQLDKALNWLLSLEKEGLKPGVKTNLVLLDWLSMLQLVLEAEQLVQKIKKLGEEPIEVHVFLADMYAKSRQEEKARKSLKILEEKKRLLKADQFERIIRGLLDGGFSEEANKYYKMMKSCGFEPSETIEVGVKASFGVRGRPRSTGRH